The Vitis riparia cultivar Riparia Gloire de Montpellier isolate 1030 chromosome 3, EGFV_Vit.rip_1.0, whole genome shotgun sequence genome segment TATGACCGCTTCACTCTATCAAGATGAAGAGGATACCACGTGCCATATATCCAATGAGATCAAAAAGTGGGTTAACAAAAGTCAGACCCATCTCATTGGATCACCATTAATGGGTCTACTTAGGACAAGACACTAGTGCTTACATGCTTCACCAGGTGGTGAATATAACGGAATTACTGAAGGGACTGCATTGTCCATTCACAAAGGATGACAAAAACTACTTAACTACAAAATAGTATTAGGCCATTTTTCACCTTAGCTATTTTCCACTCTCATTGTGTTTCACACGAGTTGTGTATGTTTCTAAACTCAATTCATTATTTTACCAGTAACTGGAAATCTGTCTTCAACTTGTAGCCAAATATGTTTGTAGGGCCAAAACTAATCCCAGTGAAATATGAGGTGCTTTTAATATGACGAGAAACCTTACCCACTGTGCTGTACCACTGAATGTTCTCTGTGTTACTTCCGTCACTTTGATCTCCTTCTTAACAGCATTAGGCCCTTCACACTTCACATGATTCAAGCACAATTCCAAAAGCATTCAACATTCAtgtcttaataataataataataataatgataataatcctTGTGTGAAGACAGACTTCCTCgtaaatagaaaggaaaactTACCCTGATTGCTCCACCCCCCACATTTTTTATCTCTGTTACTTCGACTACTGGGATCTCCTCTTGAGCAACATTAGGCTCTTCACATTTCCACCACTGAGGAGAGAAAAAAGGTGAGAAGAATCAATCATAAAATGAATTCATGAATTGCAAAAACATGCAccaatatattatattattttgaaaattattgattatttcaccatcaaaaatatcaattaatcCATAAACTTGTTCTCTTATTCACCGAACATACATAAagtggtttttcttttaaaaccatggCCATTGAATCAAATGCATCAGTAACATGAGCAACATTTCTCTGGGGATCTGCCTCCATTAGAGTACTTTCCTGTTCCCTTTTTTCTCCGGTTCTGCAGGTGCTTTGATCTCTTTCACTTCAACATTAGGCTTTGTGCTCCTCAACTGAAGCAAAAGTTATGTATAAAGAAGAGGACAGAGAGAGAAACCATAACCAACATATTCCTAGAAGAGTTGATTACTGAACATCCGATTATGCCATATGTGAAGAAAAGAGAACACAATTATATACATTAACTTAGACCAAATGATTATTCTAGATGACCTGctataatcattttttacctGAACATATCAAATAAAACTCtgtttgattgtttgataatCCTACGTATAATGGCATACCTTACTAGCAAGTAGTTTCTCCAAAGCTCAgctccattttctttaatatatcgGTCTGCTGCAACAAGAAAGTTTTCTCTGCTATGATACAACTTTTTTGATTCATTGAAGCGCCGATTCATGACAACTTGTGGATCCATGGACAAGCCTGGTTGAACTAGGTGTGATAGACATAATATGAACCATCAAAATGCGGTATCACCAGCCAGCAGATGACCATCAGCTTTATGCAAGGCCAGAATGGTTATACTGACATgcattatataagaaaataacaattaaaaaaatactcaatCTCATGATGATAAGGCAAATAGAACAAATGATCACCAAATCATCTGACTTCCAAGAAAAATCCAAACTACACACTGACTTTTTAAACACCATTTACATTTATATGCATCCACTTGGATGGACCATGTAAGTTTGGTTTAACTTTTAACATCTATTATGAAGGTTGAAAAAGAAACGAAGAAAGCAAAAACATTAGAATTGTGCACGGATAAGAGCTTTCAATGGGTCCAAAGACGAACTGCATTGCCCAATTAAAGCTTCAACTAAGAGATTAGATCCAGTTGCCCTACACAAATCTGTCAGATTCTGAATTTCTATTTCCATCTGTTTCTCAGCATCCAAGTGATgcataagtttaatttaatttcaaggCAGACAAAATCCATGGAAATAAGTGCATGCATGCTTTCAAACAAGACAATTATTCATCACTGTGATTATGATATTTATATGCTATAATATGAATATCCACAACGATCTTGAAATTGAGAATAAATCCCAAATTAGCTAGAAAATTCCATGAGCTCAACCAACACAAACATCCTTTAGACCATTctccaaattaaaattattgtacttaaaaaaccaaaaataaaccACTTCTTTTTCAAATGTTATAACCTTTCTGCTGATCAGATTGTGAGCATTTGTCAAGCagggaaatgaaggaaaataaaatatatggaGGCCTGGAACATTAAACATCTCGATTATTGTCACAGGGaagaaaaactgaaaaaagCAACTCCAAATTCCTAAAGGGCaaagaaatgaaacaaacaGAGTCACATATGGTGGAATGCAGTTGAGCAAAATTACCATTCGAGGAGATTGGAAAAAGCATCTTCAAAGAGTGTAATCAAGGAAAATAGAACCCAATATGTCACCAACTTCCGAATGTCTGAGATTGACTTAGTCTCAATTACCCAAATTGAAGCACATCTGTGACGAACCAAGATGATGTTGATGATTATTATGATAGTAGTAACTAATAATCCTTTGCCTTTTCAGTTTCCCAACACAATAAATGTAACTGAACTAAGAATTCATAGAACAAGAAAAGAGTAAATGAATTATCGTATTTGAGTTTTAAGACCAAGACTTACAGAGGATAACCCAGTGCAAAGAGAGGCCTGCAAGTAGAAATccaaacaaacaacaaacaatAACCACAAGAATGTGGGTAATTCAAACAAAAGAGATAAAACCAACATGG includes the following:
- the LOC117910231 gene encoding HVA22-like protein a; protein product: MGFMNVLKFSAACFDLLVGWPLFALGYPLCASIWVIETKSISDIRKLVTYWVLFSLITLFEDAFSNLLECSTRLVHGSTSCHESALQ
- the LOC117910209 gene encoding uncharacterized protein LOC117910209 isoform X4; this encodes MEADPQRNVAHVTDAFDSMAMVLKEKPLYWWKCEEPNVAQEEIPVVEVTEIKNVGGGAIRCEGPNAVKKEIKVTEVTQRTFSGTAQWRR